In one Silene latifolia isolate original U9 population chromosome 10, ASM4854445v1, whole genome shotgun sequence genomic region, the following are encoded:
- the LOC141609306 gene encoding uncharacterized protein LOC141609306 — MSKKNLFLHYSVLHGYVVLDSEDGFDGLDVVDPTGFVQIPYDEVLHESHCLQYSVNKNKERKRKNEEEEEHVKDEMQKWVVKERKEIGKLKEEEREEIDLTNCYLTNSESCPDSPTPNSLDPDDLGSQVEETKFDDDIRPVVEEGGGCGEPDSPCTKYLNAYLKRMADMRLDSMLSINNLLLLFFEVQNDGREEEEEYGREEEEYGIEVVNYVVYVGQYNHISSVYLFN; from the exons ATGTCGAAGAAAAATCTCTTCTTACATTATTCCGTTCTTCATGGCTATGTTGTTCTAGATTCCGAGGATGGGTTTGATGGTTTAGATGTTGTTGATCCTACTGGGTTTGTCCAGATCCCATATGATGAAGTACTTCATGAATCTCACTGTCTGCAATATTCAGTAAATAAGAACAAG gagagaaagagaaagaatgaGGAGGAAGAGGAACACGTGAAGGATGAAATGCAGAAATGGGTGGTGAAGGAGAGAAAAGAGATAGGTAAGCTGAAAGAGGAGGAGAGGGAAGAGATTGATCTTACCAATTGCTATTTGACGAATAGTGAATCTTGTCCTGATTCACCTACTCCAAACTCCCTAGATCCGGATGATTTAGGGAGTCAGGTGGAAGAGACGAAGTTTGATGATGATATCCGTCCTgttgttgaagagggtggtgGATGTGGTGAGCCTGACTCACCATGCACAAAGTACTTAAATGCTTATCTGAAGAGAATGGCCGATATGAGGCTTGATTCAATGCTGAGCATAAATAATTTGTTGTTATTG TTTTTTGAAGTGCAAAATGAtggaagagaagaagaagaagaatatggaagagaagaagaagaatatgGAATAGAAGTTGTAAATTATGTAGTGTATGTAGGACAATATAATCATATATCCTCTGTGTACTTATTTAATTAG